One part of the Neisseria zalophi genome encodes these proteins:
- a CDS encoding phospholipase D family protein — translation MKPLYIVCLMFSFLLSGCLSLPSLEGRTVSTYLDIPPSSRLADTLNPLSTEKDGLKEGISGIYMLDDAHDAFVARATLIDSAEHTLDLQYYIWHNDVSGKILFNMLHRAAERGVRIRLLLDDNNTNGLDHVLAALDSHANIEVRLFNPFLNRRWRSLGYLTDFPRLNRRMHNKSLTADNQATILGGRNIGDEYFNISADTSFSDLDILATGSVVTEVSQDFDRYWASDSAYPFDRIVRRGKVEEGFAELVIDDNEKKTVLARYYNDLTDSKLFKAIKNKQVDWRYVKAMLVSDDPGKALDRARHKPQISEKLDEALGSPEQEIYLVSPYFVPTKEGTRAVAELVEHGVEVTVLTNSLQATDVAAVHSGYARYRKPLLQSGIHLYELKANHAVPRSKDRGLTGSSSTSLHAKTFIVDKQRVFIGSFNLDPRSARLNTEMGVVIESPGLAETMQQTLERTTPQYAYKVTLDKHHKLQWRDPEDGEVSNKEPEAGFWKRLTVKILSVLPIEKLL, via the coding sequence ATGAAACCACTTTATATTGTCTGTCTGATGTTTTCATTTTTACTGAGCGGCTGTTTGAGCTTGCCTTCATTGGAAGGACGGACGGTCAGCACTTATCTCGACATACCGCCTTCCTCACGGTTGGCTGATACATTAAACCCGCTATCGACTGAGAAAGACGGGCTGAAGGAGGGTATTTCCGGTATTTATATGCTCGATGACGCTCATGATGCTTTTGTTGCCCGGGCAACATTGATTGATTCGGCTGAGCACACACTGGATTTGCAATATTATATTTGGCATAACGATGTATCAGGCAAAATACTGTTTAATATGCTGCACCGTGCTGCAGAGCGTGGTGTTCGTATACGTCTGTTGTTAGATGATAACAATACCAATGGTTTGGATCATGTTTTGGCTGCGCTCGACAGTCATGCCAATATTGAAGTGCGCCTGTTTAATCCGTTTCTTAACCGTAGATGGCGCTCACTCGGATATTTGACCGATTTCCCCCGTCTGAACCGTCGTATGCATAATAAATCGCTGACGGCAGATAATCAGGCAACGATTTTAGGTGGTCGTAATATTGGTGACGAATATTTTAATATTAGTGCCGATACGTCATTTTCCGACTTGGATATTTTGGCAACAGGAAGTGTGGTGACGGAAGTTTCTCAGGATTTTGACCGTTATTGGGCAAGCGATTCGGCGTATCCGTTTGACCGTATTGTACGCCGTGGCAAAGTGGAGGAAGGCTTTGCCGAACTGGTGATTGACGACAATGAGAAAAAAACCGTATTGGCACGTTATTATAATGACTTAACAGATTCAAAACTATTTAAAGCCATTAAAAACAAACAGGTGGATTGGCGGTATGTGAAAGCCATGTTGGTGAGCGATGATCCGGGCAAAGCGCTGGACCGCGCACGTCATAAGCCGCAAATCAGCGAGAAATTAGATGAAGCGCTCGGTTCGCCGGAGCAGGAAATTTATTTGGTGTCACCCTATTTTGTACCGACTAAAGAGGGTACTCGTGCGGTTGCAGAGTTGGTTGAACATGGCGTTGAGGTTACGGTGTTAACCAATTCTTTGCAGGCAACCGATGTGGCTGCTGTGCATTCGGGTTATGCCCGTTATCGTAAACCGCTGCTTCAATCCGGTATCCACTTATATGAATTGAAAGCCAATCATGCCGTACCAAGAAGTAAAGACCGTGGTTTGACAGGTAGTTCGTCTACCAGCCTGCATGCGAAAACGTTTATTGTGGATAAACAGCGTGTGTTTATCGGCTCGTTTAACCTTGACCCACGTTCTGCGCGATTGAATACGGAAATGGGCGTGGTGATTGAAAGCCCGGGTTTGGCAGAAACCATGCAGCAGACCTTGGAAAGAACCACACCGCAATATGCCTACAAGGTGACGCTGGATAAACACCATAAATTGCAATGGCGAGATCCGGAAGACGGGGAAGTGTCTAATAAAGAGCCCGAGGCAGGTTTTTGGAAGCGGTTGACGGTGAAAATTTTATCGGTATTGCCGATAGAAAAATTGTTGTAG
- a CDS encoding YeiH family protein produces the protein MPSRFLWLGQLLPLLGVSVVCIGLSKSATLSAWGISPLTLAIVMGIAAGNTLFVRFPELWLEGIAFSKGHLLRLGIMLYGFRLTLAQVAYVGWPAFFTDAVIVAVTMVLAVKLGRRFHVNDKTAALVGAGSAVCGAAAVLAAQPVLKAQDHDVGVAVATVVVFGTLAMFVYPLLAVWILPADASSSAWFAWGIYTGSSVHEVAQVAAAGAAVNDTVADVAVITKMIRVMMLAPLLVALSWLMSGKNGQNSGRRRIAMPWFVPAFLVMVAVNSAIELPPSLHSTILNIDTLLLTMAMLALGLTTRWEAVRAAGIRPLILAGILAVWLMIGGGALSYAGYLLFE, from the coding sequence ATGCCGTCCCGCTTTTTATGGCTTGGCCAGCTATTGCCTCTATTGGGTGTTTCGGTTGTCTGTATAGGGTTGTCGAAATCGGCAACGCTTTCGGCATGGGGGATTAGCCCGCTGACATTGGCCATTGTAATGGGTATTGCGGCGGGCAATACTTTATTTGTACGGTTTCCTGAATTATGGTTGGAGGGCATTGCTTTCAGTAAAGGGCATTTGCTGCGGTTGGGCATTATGCTCTACGGCTTCAGGTTAACATTGGCTCAAGTGGCTTATGTGGGGTGGCCGGCATTTTTTACCGATGCGGTGATTGTGGCGGTAACGATGGTGTTGGCCGTGAAGCTGGGGCGGCGTTTTCATGTGAATGATAAAACGGCGGCATTGGTGGGCGCGGGCAGTGCGGTGTGCGGTGCGGCGGCGGTATTGGCGGCACAACCGGTATTGAAAGCGCAAGATCATGATGTCGGTGTGGCGGTGGCGACGGTGGTGGTGTTCGGAACGCTGGCGATGTTTGTTTATCCGTTGCTGGCCGTTTGGATTCTGCCGGCCGATGCTTCTTCGAGTGCATGGTTTGCTTGGGGCATTTATACCGGTTCAAGTGTGCATGAGGTGGCGCAGGTGGCGGCGGCCGGTGCGGCAGTGAATGATACGGTGGCCGATGTGGCGGTAATTACCAAAATGATTCGGGTGATGATGTTGGCGCCGTTGCTGGTGGCTTTATCTTGGTTGATGTCAGGCAAAAACGGGCAAAACAGTGGTAGGAGGCGAATTGCTATGCCGTGGTTTGTTCCGGCCTTTTTGGTAATGGTGGCGGTGAATAGTGCGATTGAGCTGCCGCCATCTTTGCATTCGACCATATTAAATATAGATACCTTGTTGTTGACTATGGCAATGTTAGCGTTGGGGTTGACCACGCGTTGGGAAGCTGTTCGGGCAGCCGGTATCCGGCCATTGATATTGGCGGGTATTCTGGCGGTATGGCTGATGATTGGCGGTGGGGCGTTGTCTTATGCAGGCTATTTGTTGTTTGAATAA
- a CDS encoding nuclear transport factor 2 family protein, with the protein MESAKDWAAMVREAEKKRIGYMIAGQFEKFAAMCSPSLRYVHSGGSVDGLSSFMEKVQSGLYDYQRIDYPIYEVRVLGGCVLVFAEFNADVLVGGQLKKLDNHAVSVWEIDGEDLKFAFYQATPKAK; encoded by the coding sequence ATGGAATCGGCTAAAGATTGGGCAGCGATGGTCCGTGAAGCGGAGAAAAAACGAATAGGCTATATGATTGCGGGGCAATTTGAGAAATTTGCGGCGATGTGCAGCCCTAGCCTACGTTATGTACATAGCGGCGGCTCAGTAGACGGATTGTCGTCGTTTATGGAAAAAGTGCAGTCCGGCCTTTATGATTATCAGCGGATTGATTACCCGATTTATGAAGTTCGTGTTTTGGGCGGCTGTGTTTTGGTATTTGCTGAGTTTAACGCCGATGTTTTGGTTGGCGGCCAATTAAAAAAATTGGACAACCATGCCGTGTCGGTATGGGAAATAGATGGTGAGGATTTGAAGTTTGCGTTTTATCAGGCCACGCCGAAGGCGAAGTAA
- a CDS encoding arylamine N-acetyltransferase family protein, with the protein MMDIQKIVDGYLKALNITDDIKTLEDVCQLAQAHLKAFCFGNAKILVGETVPIDIESVYNNLVVKRRGGYCFEQNKLMYEVLKAKGFEVGQHLARIVNNEKPRIPLTHRVTLLSYQGDTYVIDVGVGFRSPGVVLKLNAPQPMMSHLGIQYHVFPVDEQRDIYTLQMIQKEEKFNISEFDLIANIDSDFEVSNFYCYMNPETIWRNHLIMSCLGDDAIYSLRDSSYFKIYDTHTEQIEIQEFKQFADIMQNELNAHYTRDELALLFNNYIKGN; encoded by the coding sequence ATGATGGACATTCAAAAAATCGTTGACGGTTATTTAAAAGCTTTAAACATCACTGATGATATTAAAACTTTAGAAGATGTTTGTCAGTTGGCACAAGCCCATCTAAAAGCTTTCTGTTTTGGCAATGCTAAAATTTTAGTGGGCGAAACGGTGCCTATTGATATTGAATCGGTTTATAACAATTTAGTGGTTAAAAGAAGAGGGGGCTATTGCTTCGAACAAAACAAACTCATGTATGAAGTACTCAAGGCCAAAGGATTTGAAGTCGGTCAGCATTTGGCACGAATAGTCAATAATGAAAAACCTAGAATTCCCTTAACGCACAGGGTTACCTTATTATCTTATCAAGGTGACACCTATGTAATTGATGTTGGCGTTGGTTTCCGCAGCCCCGGCGTTGTCCTCAAACTTAATGCCCCTCAGCCTATGATGAGCCACTTGGGCATCCAATATCATGTTTTTCCTGTGGATGAGCAAAGAGATATTTATACGCTACAAATGATTCAAAAAGAAGAGAAATTTAATATTAGTGAGTTTGATTTAATTGCAAATATAGATTCAGATTTTGAAGTGAGTAATTTTTATTGCTACATGAATCCCGAAACTATATGGCGTAATCATTTGATTATGTCTTGCTTGGGGGATGATGCCATTTATTCCCTAAGGGATAGCAGCTATTTTAAAATTTATGACACACATACAGAACAGATAGAAATCCAAGAATTTAAACAATTTGCTGATATTATGCAAAACGAATTAAATGCTCATTACACCCGAGACGAGCTAGCGTTATTATTCAATAACTATATTAAGGGCAATTAA
- a CDS encoding tetratricopeptide repeat protein, producing the protein MNQNTPESLYQKGHDILLHNPNNTAQAIPFLLQAAEGGHIEAAFQLAGCLLSGSVGRKPDYPAATQWLKKAAEQGHLYARYNLLQLRAANGEPFEQQIPAYTDLAEQGILQAQLRLLEYYADHKNPKAVYWAEKAAEQGHGEAQVYLAKYYQQAAEPDLARAHQLLTQAADQNITAAHWLLGNQYRYGQFVGKDLHKAIEHFTPAAQADFQPAQTALGEVLLELNNSEAVDWLEKSAEKNDCDAQAAMAELYLTGKYVERDYIKARKYASAAARRSNAKALRLLGDIFRYGLGIEADASVARHQYQKAAELGDMAAHHKLLSDTALTHKEAYEEAKQAALMFQKADQAYQAAFACHYGLNRPQDYLLARKLYLQAAELHHSKAQTNLGMMYYNGQGVDNDPDQAAYWFEQAANQGDTIAQYNLACLYYHGYGVMPNTQTACHWLQTAINNGHEHAAQLRQLLAQWQKQTPAA; encoded by the coding sequence ATGAATCAAAATACGCCAGAATCACTGTATCAAAAAGGGCATGACATCCTACTGCACAACCCCAACAACACTGCCCAAGCCATACCCTTTCTCCTTCAAGCAGCCGAAGGTGGGCACATTGAGGCCGCCTTTCAACTGGCCGGTTGCCTGCTGAGCGGATCAGTCGGCAGAAAACCCGACTACCCCGCCGCCACTCAATGGCTGAAAAAAGCAGCCGAACAAGGCCACCTATACGCCCGCTACAACCTACTGCAACTGCGCGCCGCCAACGGCGAACCCTTCGAACAGCAAATCCCCGCCTATACCGATTTAGCCGAACAAGGCATTCTGCAAGCCCAACTGCGCCTGCTCGAATACTACGCCGACCATAAAAACCCCAAAGCCGTTTATTGGGCAGAAAAAGCCGCCGAACAAGGCCACGGCGAAGCACAAGTCTATCTCGCCAAATACTACCAACAAGCCGCCGAACCCGATCTTGCCCGCGCTCACCAACTACTCACCCAAGCCGCCGACCAAAACATCACCGCCGCCCACTGGCTGCTCGGCAACCAATACCGCTACGGCCAATTCGTCGGCAAAGACCTACACAAAGCCATTGAGCACTTCACCCCCGCCGCCCAAGCAGATTTCCAGCCCGCCCAAACCGCACTCGGTGAAGTATTACTCGAACTCAACAACAGCGAAGCCGTTGACTGGCTGGAAAAATCCGCCGAGAAAAACGACTGCGACGCCCAAGCCGCAATGGCCGAACTCTACCTCACCGGAAAATATGTAGAACGCGACTACATCAAAGCCCGCAAATACGCCTCGGCCGCCGCCCGCCGCAGCAACGCCAAAGCCCTGCGCCTACTCGGCGACATCTTCCGCTACGGCCTCGGCATCGAAGCAGATGCCAGCGTTGCCCGACACCAATATCAAAAAGCTGCCGAACTCGGCGATATGGCCGCCCACCACAAACTGCTTTCCGACACCGCCCTCACACACAAAGAAGCATACGAAGAAGCCAAACAGGCCGCCTTAATGTTTCAAAAAGCCGATCAGGCCTACCAAGCCGCCTTCGCCTGCCACTACGGCCTCAACCGCCCGCAAGACTACCTACTCGCCCGCAAACTCTATCTTCAGGCCGCCGAACTGCACCACAGCAAAGCCCAAACCAACCTCGGCATGATGTATTACAACGGCCAAGGCGTCGATAACGACCCCGACCAAGCCGCCTACTGGTTTGAACAAGCCGCCAATCAAGGCGACACCATCGCCCAATACAACCTCGCCTGCCTGTATTACCACGGATACGGCGTTATGCCTAACACCCAAACCGCCTGCCACTGGCTGCAAACCGCCATTAATAACGGCCACGAACACGCCGCCCAACTCAGGCAGTTACTGGCACAATGGCAAAAACAAACCCCCGCCGCCTAA
- a CDS encoding pilin, translated as MKAMQKGFTLIELMIVVAIIGILAAIALPAYQDYTVRAKVSEALLAGSSPKSVLSEAFQTDGISGMTAAAKSFNKSGGTNGASYNSKYVNAVEIAEATPWKITVSLKATEANGIPTGLNNKKLYLYPLVNNVAPTATSTGSIDWACTSAAAETATKRFGSGAKVAADATNGLPAKYAPSECK; from the coding sequence ATGAAAGCAATGCAAAAAGGTTTTACATTAATCGAGTTGATGATCGTAGTAGCGATTATCGGTATTTTGGCAGCCATCGCCCTGCCGGCCTACCAAGACTACACCGTTCGCGCCAAAGTTTCCGAAGCTTTGCTAGCAGGATCTTCGCCTAAATCTGTTTTATCTGAAGCATTCCAAACAGACGGTATTTCAGGTATGACTGCTGCCGCTAAATCTTTCAATAAATCAGGTGGTACAAATGGTGCTAGCTATAACTCCAAATATGTTAATGCAGTTGAAATTGCTGAAGCAACTCCTTGGAAAATTACTGTATCATTAAAAGCTACCGAAGCAAACGGTATTCCGACTGGGTTAAATAATAAAAAATTATATTTGTATCCTCTTGTAAACAATGTAGCTCCAACAGCAACCTCTACTGGTTCTATTGACTGGGCATGTACCTCTGCTGCAGCTGAAACCGCAACAAAACGTTTTGGTTCTGGAGCCAAAGTAGCGGCTGATGCTACAAATGGGTTACCAGCTAAATATGCTCCGTCTGAGTGCAAATAA
- a CDS encoding pilin gives MNTISPPMIPTKYKNSLNGFTLIELMIVVAIIGILAAIAIPAYSQYTVRAKLTEGIIAASHLKTSVIESYVKGGMVEVSSLAKGHNAIPAEEKGSKYIAGTFIDEKTGAITVQLSSEDKASLPGDAQGRTLVFTPFMNKQPLSNAIAYSGVDWACASDSAETAQSRGFTNMKMGTLPGKYAPSECR, from the coding sequence ATGAATACAATATCTCCCCCTATGATCCCAACTAAATATAAAAATAGCCTAAACGGCTTTACTTTAATTGAGTTGATGATTGTGGTAGCCATAATCGGTATTTTAGCAGCCATTGCCATTCCTGCTTATAGCCAATATACCGTTAGGGCAAAACTGACGGAGGGAATTATTGCAGCTTCCCATTTAAAAACCTCAGTCATCGAATCTTATGTAAAAGGGGGCATGGTTGAAGTAAGCTCATTAGCCAAAGGACATAATGCCATACCGGCAGAAGAAAAAGGTTCCAAATATATTGCAGGCACATTTATTGATGAGAAAACAGGTGCCATTACGGTTCAACTATCTTCAGAAGATAAAGCCTCGTTACCGGGAGATGCACAAGGGCGTACATTGGTTTTTACACCATTTATGAACAAACAACCTTTATCTAATGCAATTGCCTATTCGGGTGTAGACTGGGCTTGTGCGTCTGATTCAGCAGAAACAGCCCAAAGCCGTGGTTTTACCAATATGAAAATGGGCACATTACCTGGAAAATACGCCCCTTCTGAATGCCGTTAA
- the tfpZ gene encoding TfpX/TfpZ family type IV pilin accessory protein — MNNITISRRHFATKAFFTHLSISLLIALLISLIVFQIWYPNPYYKMIGSLKLMGLIMLVDLVCGPLLTLIVANPAKPKKELIRDFGLIGIIQLAALCYGLYALAQSRPVALAFDKDRFYVATAVEIEPDRLAKAPEAFRSLPLFGIYQVGTRNPTNQEEFLEGINLSMAGIPPAARPDWWIPRAQVEKNITNARIPLKTLLDQYPDRAAVIRQYLSNTAKTDNLYYLPLTSEKTLDWIMVFNDKNEAVAYVPVDGFQ, encoded by the coding sequence ATGAACAATATAACTATAAGCCGCCGACATTTTGCCACTAAAGCATTTTTTACCCATTTAAGTATTAGCTTATTAATTGCCCTACTAATCAGTTTAATAGTATTTCAAATATGGTATCCCAACCCCTACTATAAAATGATTGGCAGCCTGAAGCTAATGGGACTGATAATGCTTGTAGATTTAGTATGCGGCCCCCTACTGACGCTAATTGTGGCAAACCCTGCCAAACCCAAAAAAGAACTCATTCGCGACTTCGGTTTAATCGGTATCATCCAATTGGCTGCATTATGCTACGGACTGTATGCTTTAGCACAATCCCGTCCGGTGGCATTGGCTTTTGATAAAGACCGTTTTTATGTTGCTACCGCCGTAGAAATCGAACCCGATCGCTTGGCCAAAGCCCCCGAAGCATTCCGCTCGCTACCCTTATTTGGCATATATCAGGTCGGCACACGGAATCCAACAAATCAAGAAGAATTTTTGGAGGGTATAAATCTCTCCATGGCAGGCATTCCCCCTGCCGCCCGCCCCGATTGGTGGATACCCCGTGCGCAAGTGGAAAAAAATATTACTAATGCCAGAATTCCGCTCAAAACACTGCTTGATCAATATCCCGACCGGGCAGCGGTTATCCGCCAATATTTAAGCAACACAGCAAAAACCGATAATTTGTATTACCTACCGCTCACATCGGAAAAAACACTGGATTGGATAATGGTATTCAACGATAAAAATGAAGCCGTTGCCTATGTTCCGGTAGATGGGTTTCAATAG
- a CDS encoding NUDIX domain-containing protein: MDVSRPLVRVVAGVVLDAQGRYLLSSRPEGKPYAGYWEFAGGKVEAGETEFQALQREFEEELGIHIHRARPWLTKIHDYEHARVHLRFYRVEAGDWSGELQAREGQAWSWQRAGDFDVSPMLPANGPLLAALAVPTTLKGRLKTGFYGENNMGEYRVVPFELAEPQHQNILISEEALAKRGKMPEAESVWVVISDAAQWPRVQDADVVVWQVGHQAAAEAVCALLEKGVAVPLVVLADSGLVRQYQKLWLAAGAHAVLIDDETEAV; this comes from the coding sequence ATGGATGTTTCACGACCCTTAGTCCGCGTGGTAGCGGGTGTGGTTTTAGATGCGCAAGGCCGTTATCTGCTCAGTTCGCGGCCTGAGGGCAAGCCTTATGCAGGCTATTGGGAATTTGCCGGCGGCAAGGTTGAAGCGGGGGAAACCGAATTTCAGGCTTTGCAACGCGAGTTTGAAGAAGAATTGGGTATTCACATACACCGCGCCCGCCCGTGGCTGACCAAAATTCACGATTATGAACACGCCCGCGTGCATTTAAGATTTTACCGTGTTGAAGCTGGCGATTGGTCGGGCGAACTTCAGGCGCGGGAAGGGCAGGCATGGTCTTGGCAGCGGGCAGGTGATTTCGATGTATCCCCCATGTTGCCGGCGAACGGGCCATTGTTGGCCGCATTGGCGGTGCCGACTACATTAAAAGGCCGTCTGAAAACAGGATTCTACGGTGAAAATAATATGGGCGAATACCGTGTTGTACCGTTTGAGTTGGCCGAACCGCAGCATCAAAATATTTTGATTAGCGAAGAAGCCTTAGCCAAACGCGGTAAAATGCCTGAAGCCGAAAGCGTTTGGGTAGTGATTTCCGATGCCGCCCAATGGCCGCGTGTGCAAGATGCTGATGTGGTGGTTTGGCAGGTTGGGCATCAGGCCGCTGCCGAGGCCGTGTGTGCATTATTGGAAAAAGGTGTTGCGGTGCCGCTGGTGGTGTTGGCCGATAGCGGTTTGGTGCGGCAATATCAAAAATTATGGCTGGCAGCAGGTGCGCATGCCGTATTGATTGATGATGAAACGGAGGCCGTCTGA
- a CDS encoding BCCT family transporter codes for MSNPKQPDKNKKTISFRYKPAQTRYSYRHLGMFDSDKNFQPRSTSAIPDTRIDKFTFFGVLVILLVVTLPLVAFPEQGSEWVATTKAFVTDKFGVGYLAFGVLAFIFVIYISFSDIGSIKLGKPEDEIEFKTGSWAAMMFCGGIGASILYWGTLEWVYYYQGPPFALEPGSTAAIQWASTYGLFHWGPIAWAIYLVPAIAIAYFAHVRNSPVLKVSQSLMPLTGEKFAKSNWGRTIDIFFVFGMIGGGATTLGLASPLITHGLYELFGTPNSIYMQLGVLLVTTMIFAYSAYQGLKGGIQFLSNINFYMAIAFLIFVLVAGPTVFILNTGLESLGRSLTQMFTMMTWTESFGQFEQHGFKNTGFPKDWTIFYWAWWLVFAPTIGLFIAKISKGRTIRQMAIGSLFFGSLGCAVFFIVLGNYGLYLQLSDTLDVVAVLSDKGATATIFAILNTLPFAKLAIAVYTVLAVIFTATTFDSISYILSSVVQKEVDGEPHRWNRLFWAFTLCFMPATLMFIGGLDTLQTASIFAGAPLLIIMSMMMLSVIKAAKYDLYYQPDYSLNTIHIEEIPSNAPWEHGETSQAPEGSVWAQQAEYEEMRHSSDSDTDTQS; via the coding sequence TTGTCCAATCCAAAACAACCTGATAAAAATAAAAAAACAATCAGTTTCCGCTACAAACCTGCCCAAACCCGGTATTCATACCGCCACTTGGGCATGTTTGATTCCGATAAAAACTTCCAGCCCCGCAGTACTTCGGCAATACCGGATACCCGCATTGATAAATTTACTTTTTTCGGTGTGTTGGTAATTTTACTGGTTGTTACCTTGCCGTTGGTTGCCTTCCCTGAACAAGGTTCGGAATGGGTGGCTACTACCAAAGCTTTTGTTACCGATAAATTCGGTGTCGGCTATCTGGCTTTCGGTGTACTTGCCTTTATTTTTGTCATATACATTTCTTTTTCAGATATCGGCAGCATTAAATTAGGCAAACCGGAAGATGAAATAGAATTTAAAACCGGATCATGGGCTGCCATGATGTTTTGCGGCGGTATCGGTGCCAGTATTCTTTACTGGGGCACTTTAGAGTGGGTTTATTATTATCAAGGCCCACCTTTTGCTCTTGAACCCGGCTCTACCGCTGCCATTCAATGGGCCAGCACTTACGGCTTGTTTCACTGGGGGCCGATTGCATGGGCGATTTATTTGGTTCCGGCGATTGCCATTGCCTATTTTGCCCACGTGCGTAATTCGCCCGTATTAAAGGTAAGCCAAAGCCTGATGCCGCTTACCGGTGAAAAATTCGCCAAAAGCAACTGGGGGCGGACAATCGATATTTTCTTCGTTTTCGGTATGATTGGTGGTGGTGCCACTACTTTAGGCTTGGCTTCTCCACTAATTACCCACGGTTTATACGAACTTTTCGGCACCCCAAACAGCATCTATATGCAACTTGGCGTACTGTTGGTTACTACCATGATTTTCGCATATAGTGCTTATCAGGGTTTAAAAGGTGGTATTCAGTTTTTATCGAATATCAACTTTTATATGGCTATCGCATTCTTAATTTTTGTATTAGTTGCAGGCCCGACCGTGTTTATTTTAAATACCGGACTGGAAAGCCTCGGCCGCTCGCTCACACAAATGTTCACCATGATGACATGGACGGAATCCTTCGGCCAATTTGAACAGCACGGCTTTAAAAATACCGGTTTCCCCAAAGACTGGACTATTTTCTATTGGGCATGGTGGTTGGTATTCGCCCCCACTATCGGCTTGTTTATTGCCAAAATTTCTAAAGGCCGTACTATTCGTCAAATGGCGATTGGTTCGTTATTTTTCGGCTCTTTGGGCTGTGCCGTATTCTTTATCGTGTTAGGTAACTATGGCCTGTATCTGCAATTATCAGATACCTTGGATGTAGTGGCCGTATTAAGTGATAAAGGTGCAACAGCTACGATTTTTGCTATTCTGAACACGCTGCCTTTTGCCAAACTGGCGATCGCTGTATACACCGTTTTGGCCGTTATCTTTACCGCAACCACATTCGACAGTATTTCCTATATTCTTTCTTCTGTGGTGCAAAAAGAAGTGGATGGCGAACCTCATCGTTGGAACCGTTTATTCTGGGCGTTTACCTTGTGCTTTATGCCGGCCACATTGATGTTTATCGGCGGCTTGGATACCCTTCAAACGGCCTCTATTTTTGCCGGTGCACCATTGCTGATTATTATGAGTATGATGATGCTCTCTGTGATTAAAGCGGCAAAATACGACTTGTATTACCAGCCCGACTATTCGCTGAACACGATTCATATCGAAGAAATACCTTCCAATGCACCGTGGGAGCATGGCGAAACCTCGCAAGCACCGGAAGGTTCGGTATGGGCGCAACAAGCCGAATATGAAGAGATGCGCCATAGCAGCGACAGTGATACCGATACACAATCATAA
- a CDS encoding IS5 family transposase, whose amino-acid sequence MSTFFQQTAQAMIAKHIDRFPLLKLEQVIDWQPVEQYLNRQKTRYIRDHRGRPAYPLLAMFKAVLLGQWHSLSDPELEHSLITRIDFNLFCHFDEMNIPDHSTLCRYRNWLAQDNTLAELLDLINHQLTEKGLKVEKAQAAVIDATIIQTAGSKQRQSIEVDGEGEVTGQTTPSKDKDAHWVKKNGHHQLGYKQHTRTDAEGYIEKLHITAANAHECKHLLPLLAGIAKETTVYADKGYDSAENRKHLEEYKLKDGIMSKSHRNRPLTEAQTRRNKHLSKTRYVVEQSFGTLHRKFRYARAAYFGLDKVAAQSHLKAICLNLLKAANRLRAPIAA is encoded by the coding sequence ATGAGTACGTTCTTTCAGCAAACCGCCCAAGCCATGATTGCCAAACACATTGACCGCTTTCCTTTATTAAAGCTCGAACAGGTAATTGATTGGCAGCCGGTAGAGCAGTATCTGAATCGTCAGAAAACCCGTTATATCAGAGACCACCGCGGTCGTCCCGCCTATCCCTTATTGGCTATGTTTAAAGCCGTTTTACTCGGCCAATGGCATAGCCTTTCCGACCCCGAACTCGAACACAGTCTTATTACCCGTATTGATTTCAACCTGTTTTGTCATTTTGACGAGATGAATATTCCCGATCACAGTACCCTTTGCCGTTACCGCAACTGGCTGGCACAAGACAATACCTTGGCCGAACTGTTGGATTTGATTAACCACCAACTGACTGAGAAAGGCTTAAAAGTAGAGAAGGCGCAGGCTGCCGTTATTGATGCGACGATTATTCAGACGGCCGGCAGTAAGCAACGTCAGTCCATAGAGGTTGATGGCGAAGGAGAGGTAACCGGTCAAACCACACCGAGCAAAGACAAAGATGCCCATTGGGTGAAGAAAAACGGTCACCATCAATTAGGCTATAAGCAGCATACCCGTACCGATGCGGAAGGTTACATTGAGAAGCTGCATATTACAGCGGCCAATGCCCATGAGTGCAAACATCTGTTGCCTTTATTGGCAGGCATTGCCAAAGAGACCACCGTCTATGCGGATAAGGGTTACGACAGTGCGGAAAACAGAAAGCATCTGGAAGAATATAAACTGAAAGACGGCATTATGAGTAAATCCCATCGCAACCGTCCGCTGACGGAAGCGCAAACCCGCCGCAACAAACATTTATCGAAAACCCGTTATGTAGTGGAACAGAGTTTCGGTACGCTGCACCGTAAATTCCGCTATGCGCGGGCAGCCTACTTCGGGCTGGATAAAGTAGCGGCGCAAAGCCATCTGAAAGCGATATGTCTGAACCTGTTGAAGGCGGCCAACAGGCTACGTGCGCCTATTGCTGCCTAA